TCCACAGCTTGGCTGTCGTGTCGTCACTGCTGGTCGCGAGAATTGCGCTGTCCGGGCTGACCGCGACTGCGGTTACGCTGGCGTCGTGGGCCGGGGTAATCTGGCGGTCACGTGGTGTTGAATCTGCGCCGACGAGGTCCCAGATTCGTATGGTGCTGTCGAGTCCGACAGCGGTGAGGAATGTCCCATCCGGCGACCAGGAAAGATCTGTAACCCGCCCGTTGTAGCTCGCTGACAGCGGCGGGCCCAGGGACGCGAGGGAACTGTCCGCGGCTCGCAGAAGCGCGACCCTGGCTTCCGGCGTGGGGTTGAGCTTGTACGCGGCGGTGGCCAGACGAAGCGACAGGACACCGACGCTCCTCCTCGATACGTCTGCCAGAGTCCGCGACGCGAGGGCGAAATCGGGTGGTGGCGAACTTCCACCAGCGCCCCCGGCTCTTGTAACGACGAGGACTATGAGGAATGGAACGAGTGCCAAGGCCACGGCTGCGGCGACCACATTGCGCGGACGACGGGGGCGTCGCACTGGCCTTGCCGCCTCTCCCGTAACGGAGGTCGTCCGGGTCGTGGGCTCCTTATCGTCGTCCGACTTCGTGTCAGAGGGCTGCCCACCAGGGAACGTTGCCCTCATCAACAGGGTAGGGCCGCCGGGGAACCCGCCAGAGCGGCGCGGCGGGCGGGCTAGACCGACGGCTTCCACGAGCCGGCACCGTGCCGTGGCTTCGTCGATGCCATGCAGATCCCGGTAGACTATCGTGGCCAGCATCGGAGGAAGAGTGCAGCTCTCCACCCGGAGCGGGGTCAACGTCTTATCGGCGAGGGCACCGCTCCATTCCTGGGCACACCAATGCGAGGCGAAGTACGCCTGCGAGCAGATCGCCACCGTCCGTGCTGCAGCCGCCATCTGCTCGCTGATCCAGAGGACGAAGTTCTCCCCCGCTGGGGAGTCCCACGCCTGGATCTTCACCCTCTGGCCCTCGGCCTCCAAAACTTCGGCGACCCAAGTCGCCCATGCCTCATCCGCCCCTGTGTAGGAGACGAACACATCCACATCTGCCCCCACAGGCGTGCCCATAGGTGCTCACCCTGCCACGAGCCGTCACCCTTCTGATCACGGCCCCTCTGAACCGTGACGAGAGGCAGGCGGGCACCTCGGGAGCTGAAACTCTGCGTCACCTCGACGCCGGGGCGCCAGGTGGGCGCCGCGGAAGGCCGCCGCCTACTTCCAGGACCAGTAAGCACACGCGGAGCGGCATGATCGTGTCCGTTGTACTCCGGGGCGAGCACCATCACCTCTCCGTCAGACGGGTAACGGGGCCGCGTTCGACTCGGAAGGACCTCACACCCGCCGGTCCCGGTCCCGGTGGGTCCGCCTCCCTCATGCCAGGGGGAGCCCTTCCGGGTATCCGGCTGGGTGTGGAGGCCGGACAACGCTGCCGGCTCGACGAGTACGGGTTCGCGCGCGTGGCGTGTGGGCCGCATTGCTGACGGTCGCGGCGGCGGCGGCCACGGTCGGAGCGAGGCGCTCTCCGTTGTCATCTCGGGGGCGTATCCCCGCGGAGGTAGGCGCGCGCACAGCGGTGGGCATGGCAGAGCCGAACCCCGACTCCTTGGAAGTCATCGCCGAGGAACTACGCGTTCGCCTCGACCGCCAGAGCTCATCCGGAGCGCGGGTGGAGACGAAGGCGACACGGTAGTTGTCGGGTTCGCTGCTGCAGCTGGACAGTTTCTGGCTACTCGTGAGGTGAACCTGGTTCTGGCCGTGTTCGCATTCGCGGCGTACCTGATCTCGTTCGGATCGGGTGTACGGGCGCTGGCAGTGATCAAGTAGGAGGACGTCCCTGACCCGCGGCGCCTCGTGGAGGAGTACGCCACCAAGAGCAAGGTCGAGACACTGGCGAGGTTTGGCGGCGACCCGGGTAGGGCCTTCGAGACCAACGCGAAGCGCCACGACCGCAAGGTGCACTGGTGGC
Above is a genomic segment from Parafrankia discariae containing:
- a CDS encoding toll/interleukin-1 receptor domain-containing protein, yielding MGTPVGADVDVFVSYTGADEAWATWVAEVLEAEGQRVKIQAWDSPAGENFVLWISEQMAAAARTVAICSQAYFASHWCAQEWSGALADKTLTPLRVESCTLPPMLATIVYRDLHGIDEATARCRLVEAVGLARPPRRSGGFPGGPTLLMRATFPGGQPSDTKSDDDKEPTTRTTSVTGEAARPVRRPRRPRNVVAAAVALALVPFLIVLVVTRAGGAGGSSPPPDFALASRTLADVSRRSVGVLSLRLATAAYKLNPTPEARVALLRAADSSLASLGPPLSASYNGRVTDLSWSPDGTFLTAVGLDSTIRIWDLVGADSTPRDRQITPAHDASVTAVAVSPDSAILATSSDDTTAKLWSVSPASSPKVLATIPTGSKLFNVTFSPDGDTLALSSTDGTVQLWDIHDRANPQLLSALQGHSSAVWKSVFRSDGRTLATISWDNTAKFSFS